The Longimicrobium sp. genome includes a window with the following:
- a CDS encoding oligosaccharide flippase family protein, producing the protein MSGRGTAGRALWRRARGSALVHNTVALYFVQFAGYLLPLATVPYLTRVLRPGAWGVLVFSQAFAAWLAIVLHYGFAFSATRMVARGRGDAREVARIVSAVQGAKLLLLTGVAAASALAFVLVPLFRREPRYLVWGLAAAVLQGFLPMWYFQGVERMRGIAALDVLTRLGAAAGVFVLVRTPQDGWRVLALQAGAALLSAAAATAWMYREVPFRAGSPREWTAALRDGWPLFVFCGAASAYTTANSFTLGLFAGPHAAGFYGSAEKLVRAASNLLLPVSQALYPRINHLVVHDRPAAAALVRRSLGPIVGLGVAAGASIALAAPLLTRVLFGPGYEPVTGVLRILAFLPPILALGTVLGLNWILPLGRDRAYVRFVLAAGAANLLLAALLAPRYGAAGMAVAAVLAEAVVEAGLCWLVLRPSSGELGLRG; encoded by the coding sequence GTGAGCGGGCGCGGAACGGCGGGGCGCGCCCTGTGGCGCCGCGCGCGCGGGAGCGCGCTGGTGCACAACACGGTCGCGCTCTACTTCGTGCAGTTCGCCGGCTACCTCCTGCCGCTGGCGACGGTGCCCTACCTCACGCGGGTGCTGCGCCCCGGCGCCTGGGGGGTGCTGGTGTTCAGCCAGGCGTTCGCCGCGTGGCTGGCGATCGTGCTGCACTACGGCTTCGCCTTCTCCGCCACGCGCATGGTGGCCCGCGGCCGCGGCGACGCGCGGGAGGTGGCGCGCATCGTGAGCGCCGTGCAGGGCGCCAAGCTCCTCCTGCTGACGGGGGTGGCGGCGGCCTCGGCGCTCGCCTTCGTGCTGGTGCCGCTCTTCCGCCGCGAGCCGCGCTACCTGGTGTGGGGGCTGGCGGCGGCGGTGCTGCAGGGCTTCCTCCCCATGTGGTACTTCCAGGGGGTGGAGCGGATGCGAGGGATCGCGGCGCTGGACGTGCTGACCCGCCTGGGGGCCGCGGCCGGCGTGTTCGTGCTGGTGCGGACGCCGCAGGACGGCTGGCGCGTGCTGGCGCTGCAGGCGGGGGCGGCGCTCCTTTCCGCCGCCGCCGCCACGGCGTGGATGTACCGCGAGGTTCCCTTTCGCGCCGGGAGCCCGCGCGAGTGGACCGCGGCGCTGCGCGACGGGTGGCCCCTCTTCGTGTTCTGCGGGGCGGCCAGCGCGTACACCACCGCCAACTCCTTTACCCTCGGGCTCTTCGCCGGGCCGCACGCGGCGGGCTTCTACGGCTCGGCCGAGAAGCTGGTGCGCGCCGCCAGCAACCTGCTGCTGCCGGTGTCGCAGGCGCTCTACCCGCGCATCAACCACCTGGTGGTGCACGACCGCCCGGCCGCCGCCGCGCTCGTCCGCCGCAGCCTGGGCCCCATCGTGGGGCTGGGGGTGGCCGCCGGGGCGTCCATCGCGCTGGCGGCGCCGCTGCTGACGCGCGTGCTGTTCGGCCCGGGGTACGAGCCGGTCACCGGGGTGCTGCGCATTCTGGCGTTCCTGCCGCCGATCCTGGCGCTGGGCACGGTGCTGGGGCTCAACTGGATCCTGCCGCTGGGACGTGACCGTGCGTACGTGCGGTTCGTCCTTGCGGCGGGAGCGGCCAACCTGCTGCTGGCCGCCCTGCTGGCGCCCCGCTACGGCGCCGCCGGCATGGCCGTGGCCGCGGTGCTGGCCGAGGCGGTGGTGGAGGCGGGGCTCTGCTGGCTGGTGCTGCGCCCCTCCAGCGGCGAGCTGGGGCTGCGCGGCTGA